Proteins from a single region of Paenibacillus sp. BIHB 4019:
- a CDS encoding sigma-70 family RNA polymerase sigma factor, which yields MVEPGLIRAAQSGDRDALITLLREIETHVYRTAYYIVNNEQDAMDAAQEALIRIYTKIGSYEEKAQFKTWIQRIVTNICIDKFRRNKPTVSIDEHDMVFHEKQNVEDEVLSAYAAQDIRNAIDKLPDHHRAVVVLRYLQDFSYNEIAESLDLPLNTVKSYLFRARQQLQTLLHDYQKGGVRG from the coding sequence GTGGTGGAGCCTGGCCTTATTAGAGCCGCTCAGTCGGGAGATCGCGATGCATTGATTACTCTATTGCGAGAGATTGAAACACATGTTTATCGGACAGCCTACTATATAGTAAACAACGAGCAGGATGCAATGGATGCGGCACAGGAGGCACTCATTCGCATTTATACCAAAATCGGCTCCTACGAAGAAAAAGCCCAATTTAAAACATGGATTCAACGCATTGTAACGAATATCTGCATTGACAAGTTTAGAAGAAACAAACCGACAGTATCCATTGATGAGCATGATATGGTGTTTCACGAGAAGCAAAATGTAGAGGATGAGGTTTTGTCCGCTTACGCAGCTCAAGACATCCGTAACGCTATTGATAAGCTACCCGATCATCACCGTGCTGTTGTCGTGCTTCGATACTTGCAGGATTTTTCCTACAATGAAATAGCTGAGTCTCTGGATTTGCCCCTAAACACAGTTAAATCCTATTTATTCAGAGCCAGACAGCAGCTTCAAACGTTACTACATGATTATCAGAAAGGTGGTGTCCGGGGATGA
- a CDS encoding zf-HC2 domain-containing protein yields MNCQEVMEYMQRELDGDLDEYEKATMTKHFKQCPDCAAMFERLKNLSAELENLPHVTPSYSLVDAIMPQLEQLSFEAAGSVVAQQEQETAMPKRRKTPDRGASSKLRQLTGVVAACLVAGTFIVSYNAGWFNGSQSNHDMSRTEASATAADSPLANYDTSAVRQFVAAEPQASGEVNTESLDTSMSLKTNVTDQSGDGSNQDGGSANSNNIGESGTSDFGSASGLTAPDSKDAKSDAGTDTNISQAPAEEDGKRLESLSGESEKAPLAPVALVSADGVYSAEVVGYAIKIYEASDHKLLLETARKNGQIANLSWSEGNKILNYEIHLESGGIEKYAVDLNTLKDNKAAH; encoded by the coding sequence ATGAACTGTCAAGAGGTGATGGAATATATGCAAAGGGAGCTTGACGGCGACCTTGATGAATACGAGAAAGCAACCATGACAAAACATTTCAAGCAATGTCCGGACTGCGCAGCAATGTTTGAGCGGCTGAAAAATTTGTCTGCGGAATTGGAAAATCTGCCTCATGTAACGCCAAGCTACAGCCTTGTAGATGCTATTATGCCTCAATTGGAGCAGCTATCATTCGAAGCGGCTGGCTCAGTTGTGGCGCAGCAAGAGCAAGAGACAGCAATGCCTAAGCGAAGGAAAACGCCCGATCGCGGCGCTTCATCAAAGCTTCGGCAGCTCACAGGCGTCGTTGCGGCGTGCCTCGTAGCTGGCACATTTATCGTTTCCTATAACGCAGGCTGGTTTAATGGGTCGCAATCAAATCATGACATGAGCCGGACGGAAGCAAGCGCTACTGCTGCTGACAGCCCGTTGGCCAATTACGACACGTCGGCGGTCAGGCAATTTGTGGCTGCTGAGCCACAGGCTTCGGGCGAAGTGAATACGGAATCGCTTGATACGAGCATGAGCCTTAAGACGAATGTAACTGATCAAAGTGGCGATGGATCAAATCAAGATGGCGGAAGCGCAAACAGCAATAACATTGGCGAATCTGGAACCTCTGATTTTGGTTCGGCTTCGGGCCTTACTGCTCCGGATTCCAAAGATGCAAAGTCTGACGCGGGTACAGACACTAACATTTCGCAAGCTCCTGCAGAGGAGGATGGCAAACGATTGGAAAGCCTTTCAGGCGAATCAGAGAAAGCTCCTCTTGCACCAGTCGCACTGGTTTCTGCAGACGGCGTTTATTCGGCAGAGGTCGTTGGCTATGCCATTAAGATTTATGAGGCAAGCGACCATAAGCTGCTGCTGGAAACGGCGCGTAAAAACGGCCAGATCGCCAATTTGAGCTGGTCGGAGGGTAATAAAATTTTAAATTATGAAATTCATCTGGAGTCGGGCGGCATTGAAAAATATGCGGTTGACCTGAATACGCTCAAAGATAACAAAGCAGCGCATTAA
- the holA gene encoding DNA polymerase III subunit delta: protein MDGKEALKEIKGKRFRPVYVVFGKDRYRIQQFADMLADAMFTADERELGIVKFDTAESVLDEAVLEAETLPFFVERKLVIVRDAVVFAAGGKEGGKLDHRTDRLQQYIENPSETTVILFLINAEKLDERRKLVKQLKDRNALIAFQELDASELKGWAIRRAAEQKRTLDTEAAELLLSRVGAHMQQLALEVDKLCLHAGVGGQIGRKEVELLTESTVEEDVFALVDAIAELQVDRSLRLYRQLLIRREEPIKIAALIARQLRIMLQIKELEQHRYSPQQMAGQLGLHPYAVKLAAEKCRKFSTSRLGALLSSIADLDYKMKTGQMDKNFGLELYLLSLGAPKRMA from the coding sequence TTGGATGGGAAAGAAGCTTTGAAGGAAATCAAGGGCAAGCGATTTCGCCCTGTGTACGTCGTATTTGGCAAGGACCGTTACCGGATTCAGCAGTTTGCCGATATGCTTGCGGACGCGATGTTTACTGCTGACGAGCGTGAACTGGGCATCGTCAAATTCGATACAGCGGAAAGTGTGCTGGATGAGGCTGTGCTTGAAGCGGAGACGCTGCCCTTCTTTGTTGAGCGCAAGCTGGTCATCGTCAGAGACGCCGTCGTCTTTGCAGCTGGCGGAAAAGAAGGAGGCAAGCTGGACCATCGCACCGACCGCTTGCAGCAATATATAGAAAATCCTTCTGAAACAACGGTCATTTTATTTCTGATAAATGCGGAGAAGCTGGATGAACGGCGCAAGCTCGTTAAGCAGCTGAAGGATCGCAATGCGCTCATTGCTTTTCAAGAGCTGGATGCATCCGAATTGAAGGGCTGGGCGATCCGCCGAGCTGCGGAACAGAAACGCACACTGGATACGGAGGCGGCTGAGCTGCTTCTGTCACGGGTCGGAGCTCATATGCAGCAGCTGGCACTGGAAGTGGACAAGCTCTGTCTGCACGCCGGTGTTGGCGGTCAGATTGGACGCAAGGAAGTGGAGCTGCTCACGGAGTCGACTGTGGAAGAGGATGTATTCGCATTGGTTGATGCGATTGCGGAATTGCAGGTGGACAGGTCGCTTCGCTTGTACCGACAATTGCTCATCAGGCGTGAGGAGCCGATAAAAATCGCGGCATTGATTGCACGGCAGCTGCGTATTATGCTGCAAATTAAGGAGCTGGAGCAGCATCGGTATTCGCCCCAGCAAATGGCTGGGCAGCTTGGGCTCCATCCTTATGCGGTTAAGCTGGCTGCGGAGAAGTGCCGAAAGTTTTCAACGTCGCGGCTAGGGGCGCTGCTGTCCTCTATTGCTGATCTTGATTACAAGATGAAGACAGGGCAAATGGATAAAAACTTTGGCCTTGAGCTTTATTTATTATCGCTTGGTGCCCCGAAGCGGATGGCGTAA
- the rpsT gene encoding 30S ribosomal protein S20: MPNIKSAIKRVKTSEKRRALNASQKSALRTAVKSADQAIAGTDVAVAKTALIAATKKLDKAVTKGLIHKNAAARKKSRLAKKLNALSAQA; encoded by the coding sequence ATGCCAAACATTAAATCCGCAATTAAACGCGTCAAAACGAGCGAAAAACGCCGCGCTTTGAACGCTTCCCAAAAATCCGCGCTTCGTACGGCTGTTAAATCTGCTGACCAAGCAATCGCCGGCACTGATGTAGCTGTTGCTAAAACAGCTCTAATCGCTGCGACGAAAAAATTGGACAAGGCGGTTACTAAAGGCCTGATTCATAAAAATGCGGCTGCCCGCAAAAAATCTCGTCTTGCTAAAAAGCTTAACGCTCTTTCGGCGCAAGCTTAA